A window of Cryptomeria japonica chromosome 3, Sugi_1.0, whole genome shotgun sequence contains these coding sequences:
- the LOC131049437 gene encoding probable pectate lyase 18, producing the protein MASRQALQPLFLLLAVFFIKLVMVESIRTPFNMTKAENSDKYHVEKPELVVQMVERSLNNSKRKLSSCETGNPIDDCWRCDPNWVNNRKRLADCAIGFGKNAIGGKNGRFYIVTDPNDDDPVNPRPGTLRHAVIQTEPLWIIFQKDMVIQLKEELIMNSYKTIDGRGANVHIANGACITIQCVTNIIIHGVHIHDCKPAGNTNVRSSPTHYGFRTKSDGDGISIFGSSAIWVDHCSLSSCADGLIDAIMGSTAITISNSFFTHHDKVMLLGHSDAYTEDVKMQVTVAFNHFGEGLVQRMPRCRHGYFHVVNNDYTHWEMYAIGGSANPTINSQGNRFLAPDYRFHKEVTKHQDSTEGNWRSVGDLMLNGAFFTASGAKESSSYAKASSMAARPSSIVGSITASSGVLTCRKGSSC; encoded by the exons ATGGCGAGCAGACAAGCCTTACAGccattgtttcttcttcttgctgTCTTTTTCATCAAGTTAGTAATGGTGGAATCAATAAGAACCCCCTTCAATATGACTAAGGCTGAGAATAGTGATAAATATCATGTTGAGAAGCCGGAGCTTGTAGTTCAAATGGTAGAAAG GAGTTTAAATAATTCGAAAAGAAAGCTGAGCTCGTGCGAAACGGGGAACCCCATCGATGACTGTTGGCGTTGTGATCCTAACTGGGTTAACAACCGAAAGAGACTGGCTGATTGTGCCATCGGATTTGGCAAAAACGCCATTGGAGGTAAGAATGGCAGATTTTATATAGTTACAGATCCAAATGACGATGACCCGGTCAATCCTCGACCTGGCACTCTGCGGCACGCTGTTATTCAAACCGAACCTCTCTGGATTATTTTCCAAAAAGATATGGTTATTCAGCTCAAGGAGGAGCTTATCATGAACAGTTATAAGACTATTGATGGTAGAGGTGCCAATGTTCATATAGCAAATGGAGCTTGCATTACAATTCAGTGTGTGACCAATATTATCATTCATGGAGTTCATATCCACGACTGTAAACCTGCGGGAAACACAAATGTTAGGAGCTCCCCGACACATTATGGGTTTAGAACCAAGAGTGATGGAGATGGGATTTCCATCTTTGGATCAAGCGCAATTTGGGTTGACCACTGTTCATTGTCAAGTTGCGCAGATGGATTGATCGACGCCATCATGGGTTCCACTGCTATAACCATTTCAAACAGCTTTTTCACTCACCATGACAAG GTGATGCTCCTAGGACACAGCGACGCCTACACCGAGGACGTCAAAATGCAAGTAACAGTTGCTTTCAACCactttggagaagggcttgttcaacGTATGCCCAG ATGTCGACATGGATACTTTCATGTGGTGAACAATGATTACACCCACTGGGAAATGTATGCAATCGGGGGAAGTGCAAACCCCACCATTAACAGCCAAGGCAACAGATTCCTTGCTCCTGATTATCGATTCCACAAGGAG GTTACAAAGCACCAAGATTCAACAGAAGGCAACTGGAGATCAGTGGGAGATCTTATGTTAAATGGGGCATTCTTCACAGCATCAGGGGCTAAAGAATCCTCAAGCTATGCCAAAGCTTCGAGTATGGCGGCAAGACCTTCCTCTATTGTGGGCTCTATCACTGCAAGTTCGGGTGTTCTCACCTGCAGAAAAGGTTCCAGCTGTTAG